A section of the Rhizophagus irregularis chromosome 16, complete sequence genome encodes:
- a CDS encoding uncharacterized protein (SECRETED:cutsite_VTA-SP; SECRETED:prob_0.9026); SECRETED:SignalP(1-21): MNLRQIFFALLIVLMATIVTASPLNLDQLIKRKNAQKDESPSKEKDGKVRATFAPKKGGGKGGITGSS, from the exons atgaatttgcgTCAAATCTTCTTTGCTCTCTTGATTGTACTTATGGCTACTATCGTAACAGCCTCTCCTTTGAATTTAGATCAATTAATTAAGAG aaaaaatgctCAAAAAGACGAAAGTCCATCGAAAGAAAAAGACGGCAAAGTCAGGGCTACGTTTGCACCTAAAAAAGGCGGAGGTAAAGGTGGAATAACAGGCAGCTCCTAG